TGTACATCCAGCGTCACATTAGGTGCATAAATTGGCCCTGATGCTGTCTGGGATTGTGCCTGGGCTGTAACAGCTATCGTTCCTACTACAACTAAAGGGCATAAAATTCCACCAAAGTTTTTTAGTTTTGCTAAATTTTTCATAAGTGAAGTTATACAAAATCAAGTTATCTTTATAACATTGACTGTCGGAATTTTGTAAAAGTGCCATCTCAATGAAATTTATAGCAGCTTGCCAATTAATGAGGTAAACCTTTTCAATTCAAAAACTAGATAGAGAAGCAATTTTACTTATGGCGACTTATGTCTTTATCCTTAATTCTGCGGTATCGTGTTATCAGCTACAGTTATGCTCAAGTAAAGTGGGCAACAATGTTGATAAATAACTAGAAATGCAGCCATTCTTGTAAATAACGCTGCTGTTTCATGAAACCCAGAATTATTGTTTGTGGCTTAGGACTTACTGGCTATAAAATCTTTCGTTTGCTAAGGCAGCAAGGAGCGTTTGTTATTGGCATTCATCAGCAATCCATCCCTGGTGAAGCCGCAGGAGACGTAATTGTTGGCGAGTTATACGCTGCTGCTACCCTAAAAGCAGCCGGAATTGAGCAAGCAAAAACTTTAGTAATAGCTAGCCCCGATGATGCCTTAAATTTGTCAATTATGATGCAAGCGCGGGTGCTAAATCCGCAGGTTCGGATTATCAACCGCTTTTATAATACAAATTTGGGCGATCGCCTGGATCAAACTTTGTCAGACCATTTGAGTATGAGTGTTGTAGGTTTGGCAGCACCAGTATTCACCTTTGCAGCACTTGGAAACCAAGCAATTGGACAAATCAAGCTATTTAAACAGACTTGGCCGATTTACGAAGAGTATATTAATGAAAACCATCCGTGGAAAGGTCGCCAGCTGAGTGATTTATGGGAAGATCGATCCCAGATGCTGATTTATTACTTGCCAGTAGAAGGTGAGATGGGTTTGGTCTCTGCGGTGCTGTCTGGGCAAGATTTAAAAGTCGGCGATCGCTTAATCGTTGGTACTCAACCCCGCATCCGTTCCAAGCGCAAATCGTTGTTTAAAAAACTGCTGAAAATCCTAACTAATATCAAGCAGTTTCAGCAACATGGACGATCAGTAGTCGTGGGTGCGATCGCACTACTAGCAGTTATTGTGGTTGCGACACTCACCTATATGTCCGCTGATCTGAAATTACCTCTTGTCGATGCTCTATATTTTTCTGTAGGCATGATTACCGGAGCGGGTGGTAATGACAAAGTTGTAGAAAAGGCTCCCGACAGCATTAAATTCTTTACCGTTGTCATGATGCTGGTTGGAGCAGTGGTAATTGGTATTTGGTATGCAATGCTGACCGATTTTGTCTTAGGAAGCCGCTTTAAGCAATTTTGGGATGCTGCCCGTATACCCCAGCGACATCATTACATAGTTTGTGGCTTGAGTGGCATCGGCATCAGAATCGTCCAGCAACTCCACAGTAGCGGATATGAAGTTGTAGTGATTGAAACAGACTCCAACAACAAATATGTCAACTCTACCAGAGGACTCGGTATTCCAGTAATTCAAGGTGATGCCAGCTTTCGCGCCACCCTCAAAGCCAGCAATATAGACTCTGCCGCCGCAGTGCTTGCTGTTACCAACAACGATGCTATTAACCTAGAGATTGCCCTAAAAGCAAAAGGCTTGACACCTAGTATTCCGGTAATTGTGCATTATGCCGATCCTGATTTTGCTGGCATGGCACAACAAGTATTTGACTTCGAGGCCGTTCTGAGTCCTGCTGAACTTGCTGCTCCAGCTTTTGCTGCTGCGGCACTTGGAGGACAAATTTTAGGTAATGGTATTACAGCCGATAGTCTTTGGGTAGCTTTTGCTACTGTGATTACAGCTTCACACTCCTTTTACGGTCAGCGTGTAAAAGATATAGCCATGTCTGCTGACTTTGTGCCTTTATACTTAGAAACGAATTACCAAACTCTTCACGGCTGGGATTTATTGGAAACTAACCTCAGCGCTGGGGATATCTTATATATGACAATGCCAGCAACGAGATTATATCAATTGTGGCGTGACGAGCGAGTGTGCGAGGCACGCACCTAATATAAATTCCCCAAAATCAAGCTACAGATTCAAGGAGAGGGAACTCAGATAAAATCAGACCATCTGAATTACGTTAGCGGGGCGGAGCATCGTTACGAATTAGCCTGCTGAGTCTGTAACCAAGCTACTAAATCCTGTGTTGTGGAGAAATCTAACAAAGCTTCACCAAGTGCTTCCACCTGGCTACTAGAAAGCTGCTGAATTTGTGCTTGCAACTGGGGAGGAACTTGACCAAGCCGACGCGTGAGTTGGCGTAGAGCTAGTAACACCTCTCCTTGTTGAATTCCTTTTTCTACACCTTCTTGCAGAATTTCTTGATATAGCGGCGATTCCCGCATAAGTTCCTCCTTAAGAAATTGTCGAACTAATAGAGTTCTAAACACAAAGTTCTGAACTTAAGTGATGAGGTGCAATTACAGAATATTATCCAGACTTTGACTATATATTCACATCAGTACTTCTCTACAGCAGGAAATTTACTACAAAGCTTCCATTAAATCAATGCATTTATCCATTTGCTGATGCATAGTTCCCCTATCAGCATGAAATCTCCGTCCATGACCTGGTAGCACCCATTCAAAAGAGTAATTAGCTAACTGACGCATTGATTTAATCTGTTCTGACCAAGAATACCAACAGACATCGCGGAATGCAGCTAACTGGTGATAATTTTCTGACCAAGCGAGATGGTCGCCAGTGAAGAGAAATTTGTTTTTGTAAAGTAAAACAGTATGCCCTTTGGTATGACCAGGAACTGGAATAATTAACAAATCTGGGCTGAGGGCAAATGGTTCAAAACCAGTTAGCTGTATTTCTACATTGCGAGTACCCGCAGAAATTTCATCAGCGTGAAGAATGCGTTGACACTGAAAATGTTCAGCAAATTTTTGATGATCTGCCACATCATCGCGGTGAGTCAGATACATATAACTAATTGAACCCATCTCTTCTAAACGCGTAACTAATGGCGGCGTAAATCGAGGAGAATCGACCAAAATATTCCCTTCAGGAAGCTGAATTAAATAGCTAGCAGCACCATAAGATTTTTCGGAATGATAGCCGCAGTGGTAAACATTTTCGTCTAATAAAATTGGAAAACTCTGTTGGGCAACTTTGATATCATTTGGCTTTTCAACTGTGCCAATAGAACTAGTAGGACAAGCTAAAAGAGCTTGGAGTGCGGCTAATCTTTCTGCTTCATTTGTTGGTTGATGATACACTGCCGATTGTTGATCAACATCATAAAAAACCTCAGAAGCCATCCAGCGGCAAGTATCACAATCAATACAGGTAGTATCTACATAAAAATCGCCGTTGACATTTTGGGGACGACGTAAATTTAAATGAGCCATAGTAATCCTTTTGCTTCCAGTCACTTTCTGAAAGGCACTAAACCCTATATCACTACGCTAGCAAAACTAACTTTAGACTCTAGACGCCGCTAGACGTAAATTTATTGAAAAAACAGAGAGTGTGAAACCCAGTAAGCAGAAAATGGGGAAACTTAACATAGATACCATTTGTTGAAAAACTTCCAGATATGCTTTACTGTTCCAATTCCAACTGCTCAAATCTCTTTAATCTTGATGACAATAAGTTTTGCATTAACTGTGGGCAAACACTCACACCATTGTTCAGAAACCGTTTCCGAGTAATACGACTTTTGGATGAGGGTGGATTTAGCAGAACTTATGAAGCCAGGGATGTAGATAGGATAGATGAACCTTTTTCGTTGAAGAAGATCCAGAGGGTAGTTATTGCGATTTCAGAAATGTGCCTTTTTATTAACGTGCCTTTTTATTAACGCGATCACTAAATAACCCCTATCTGGTGTGGCGAGAATTGTTTATCTCCTGGGAACTAGATAAATTCTTTAGTTGTTTCCTGAGTTTTTCTCAACTTAAATGCCAGATTTCTATGAGATTAACAGGAACAGCAGCAAAAGTGTGACTGATTATAGTCTTGACTTATGTGAAAATGAACTTGGTCAAAAATCATACTCTGGGTTGATCCTCTAAATGAGCAGTAATGGTCAAATCAAAATTCTGTTTTTGGCAGCAGATCCCAGTGATGCTGCACGATTACGCTTGGGGCAAGAGTTGCGTGATATTCGTGAAAAACTACAACTAGCAAAAGAGCGAGATAGATTTGTTCTAGACTCCCGTGAATCTGTACGTCCGGGAGATATCAGCCAAGCAATATTTGATTTTGAGCCGCAGATTGTGCATTTTTCTGGACATGGAACCAGTACAGGTGAACTTTGTTTTGAAGATTTACTCGGAAAATACCAACCTGTACAACCCGATGCCCTAGCGGCGTTATTTGAACTAGTAGCCGATCAAATAAATTGTGTGGTGTTGAATGCTTGCTATTCCGAAGCTCAAGCAAAAGCTATTGCAGAATATATTCCGTTTGTCATTGGCATGAATAAAGCAATTGGAGATCAAGCCGCGATCGCTTTTGCTGTTGGTTTTTACAAAGCATTGGCAGCAAGGCGGACAATAGATCAAGCTTACAAGTTCGGTTGTGTAGAAATTAGATTGCAAGGCATTGCAGAACATTTAACTCCAGTTCTGTACAGCAAACAAAACTCAGTGTCTCCAGGCAAAACAGGTGAAGTACCAAGTTCATCCTCAGCTAATTTAAATCCAGGACAAAGGCAGCGAATTTTACAGGAAATCGAAAGCCTCCAGCAACAGTATGATTTATTAAGTCAGAAATTGAGCCGCCTACGGTTGGATTTAGCGATAGAATCCAGCACTGTTGTAAAGTTTCAGTTAGAAAAGCAAATTGAAAATGCTGAAGCTGAAAAAACACAACTTACTCAACGGATCGAGCAGCTAGAAAATAGCCTGCAATAAAAATAGTAATATCTCAATAGTTGGGTATTAAAACTCACAGATGTCTTCAGTTCGGCATTTACAGCAAAAACGGGAAGAACTTCAACAACACTACGATGCGTTTAGCGAGAAGATAAAGTTGTTGCGGAATCAACACGCCATTGAAGCGGGGGCTTCAGTAGCTTTTCAGCTAGACAAAGAAATTGAGCGAGTTGAGAAAGAACGCGATCGCCTCCTGAAGCAGATTCAGATTATTGAGAGGTCTTGTAAGAGTGAGCCAATACACAGTGAACTGTTTCGCCTCAACTACATAGCACAGGTACAGTTATTCCGAGAATTTATTACAGAAAAACGTATAGGAGCTTTCTTAGTTCATGGTTCACCAGAATATGGTCAAATCTGGTTACTGAAGCGTTTGTTACAAAAAATTCCTGAAAGTACGGTGACTCCCCCAATCACATTTTATCTCTCACGCCGGACACTTAGGACTGATATTGCAGCCCTATGGAGAGAGTTGGGTCGTCGGATTGGAGTACAAGATTTTTCATCCCATGAGGAGATTGCCAGGAATGTAGTTGCTCAATTGAAAACTCAACATATCATCCTAGTCTTTCACGATCTCGAATGCATTGATGAAACCTATCTGCACGAATTAATCCGTGATTTTTGGTTGCTCCTGGTAAACTCAACCCCACAGACAATTTGCTCAAGCAACGAATTTTTTCTCCTGATGTTTTTGCTTGACCAAGATGGTTGTGTCAACACTTGGAATCTTGGGTTTGCAGATCAACTCGATCTGGTATGGAAACCCCATATTCCCATTAGGCTACCAATGATTGATCCCTTATCTGAGCAAGTCTTGCTTAACTGGATGGAAAATGCAATTGATGTTCTACCAATCCAGATGACTAAAAAAATTGACTATACAGTTCAGGTGATTCTAGAGAAGAGTGAAGGCATTCCAGAGCGTGTGTTTGCTGAAATTTTTGGTTTGTGTGGCTGTAACTGGCAGGAGGAAGAAACCCGGTGGTTAGAACTTTAGACGGCAAGCGGCTGAAATACATAGGTAAGGTTCAACCCCAGCCAGGAGAACAAGACCCGGAGACTGGGCAAATCTTGTATCCCTACCTGCCTAGTGAGAAATTAGTAGAGGCAGTAAATTTAGCGATCGCCCTCGAACGCCCTTTACTATTAAAGGGAGAACCAGGATGCGGCAAGACAAAATTGGCTCGTGCGGTGGCTTATGAGTTGGGTTTACCTTATGAAGCTTGGTACATTAAATCTACCAGTCGAGCGCGGGATGGTCTTTACACCTATGATGCCGTTGGCAGGTTGCGGGATGCTCAACTCGCTGCTTCAAAAATAGATGAAGAAGCCGCAGTCAAAGCAAAAAATGCTGATGCCTATGTAGAGTGGGGCCCGTTAGGGCGTGCCTTTCGCGACGAGCAGCCAACTGTGGTTTTGATTGATGAAATAGATAAAGCTGACATTGATTTTCCTAATGACCTGCTGTTAGAGCTTGATGAGCAAAGGTTTGAAGTCACAGAAGTAAAACAAAACAGTCTACTCAAGAAAATTCAGGCGAAAGCAACACCAATTGTTTTTATCACCAGTAACGATGAGAAAGACTTGCCTGATGCCTTTCTACGTCGTTGTTTATTTCACTATGTCAAATTCCCTGAACGTCAGCAGTTAATCGAGATTGTTAAAACTCGATTTACAGTTTCACCCTTAGAATTAGTGGACGCAATTATTGATCGCTTTTTAGAACTGCGCGAAGAGATGCGGCGGGACAAAGGCGAAGCTGGTAAAAAGGTCAGCACCAGCGAACTGATGGATTGGGTGCGAATTCTTAGTCATCAAGATGATGAAATTCTCAGCAAGTTAAAAACTGAACTTCTGTATCCTGGGGTGTTGCTGAAGAGTTGGGATGATTATCGCCGTTATGGTGAACAGATGCGTACCCAGCCAGAAGCATGAAGATAGAATCTCCCCAAGAAGAACTACCACTGCTTGAGCTTTTTACACAACTGCGCGAGGCAGGTTTGCCTTTGGGTATCGATGAATATCGTCTTGTTTTGACAGCTTTACAGGAAGGCTTTGGCACGACTGATCAAAAAGCGTTAGCAGAACTGTGCCTTACCTTGTGGGTAAAATCCCAGGATGAAGAACATCTGTTTAATTATCACTTTCAGCAGGTAATGATAGCCCCTCATCGTGTAACAAATTCTGTTACCAAGAAAGAAGCTGTAAAAAGTGAGGATAATTCTTCACCTGAGCCACCCAACAAAACACCTGCCACTGTACCCGTTTCATCGGAATTAATGGAAGTACAGGATGAGATGCAAGTAGCTGAAGCAGTACAGATTACTACTCAAATAAATGAGGAAATTACTGTTAATCGCTTTACCCAAACCGATGAATATTTTCCGGTGACGCGGCGACAGATGAAACAAAGCTGGCGACATCTACGCCGTTTTGTACGTCAAGGTTCGCCCATAGAGTTAGACATAGAGGCAACTATTGATCAAGTGGTACGGCAGGGGGTTTTGCTAGAGCCTGTAATGATCCCCAGTCGGGTGAATAGAACTGAACTGCTGTTGCTGATTGACCACAAGGGGTCGATGGTTCCCTTTCACGCACTATCCCAGCGATTGGCTGAGACGGCATTACGAGGCGGACGTTTGGGCAAAGCTAGCATTTACTACTTTCACAATTGCCCAACTAAGTATCTTTACCATGACCAGACGCGCCAAAAAGCCGAACCTGTCACAGATTTTCTAGCTCAGTTGCGTCCAGAGCGTTCCACTGTATTAATTTTTAGTGATGGGGGAGCAGCACGGGGCGGTTTTAGTTTGGAACGGCTAGAGTTAAGCCAAAAATTTTTAGACCAGTTGAAACAGCGATCGCGTTATATTGCATGGTTAAATCCGATGGCGACAGAGCGATGGTTTGGTACAACAGCCGGAGAAATCGCTCGTTTAGTGCCGATGTTTGAAGTTAGCCGACAGGGTTTTGATAGTGCGATCGATGTGTTGCGGGGTCGGGGAATCAATGCACAATTAAGGTAGTGGCTTGTAATTAATCTAACTAAAAGTCTTTCAAAGGTAGAGAGCATGAAGCCAGAAGTTGCTAGTCGTCGAATTGAGTCTTTTGGTCAACGCTTCGGGGAAGCGCATCTCTATCTGGCTTATCATGCTGCTTTTCCGTTAGCTCTCACTCCAGATTTGCTTTATCGCTTGTGGGCAAATTTCCAACGAGATATTCATAGACAGGAGTTGAAAATACCTTGGCTGGCTGTTGCGGATCTGCTGCTTTCTAATCTTTGCAATGAAGTGGGACATGAACTCTACGAAATGGATACAGCAGTACGAAATTCGCTGTTGAAAGAATTAAAAGAGAATCCTCATTTTGGCGAAAAGCGGATTAATGAATTGTCTGATTTTTTACTTACCTATGTACGGCAGCAAATTGAGAGCCACGACCCGGACATTCGTGATTTCGCTCATGCACAGAGGTGGACGGCGTTAGCATATACACGACCGAGTGAAGCAGTGCATGAATTAATATCTATTCTTTTAGAGTTGAAAGTAGATGAAAAAGCAGAGTTGATTCGTATAGTTTCCTTGATAGAAACTCTAGCAGAACCGCTAGTTGAAAGTGGATTTGAACCTTTGCTGGTTTCTGTACGGAGGATAAAGGAAGTGGTACGTAATCGTTCAGAAGGTCTAGCTATTGCTTTATCTCAGCAACAGTTGAACTTGAGTAATAATTCTTTTACTAGTCAAAAGGAAATTACTTCAATACCAAACAAAGTTACACAGTCTTTTGAAATACTTACCTTGGTTGATCAAATTGAAAATAATGAAAATAAGATTACATTAATTGATCATAAACTTTCTCAGCGTCATATTGACCTTGATCCTGGTGGATATTTTATTATCTACTTGGAGCAAGTAGCAGGTTTAATTTATGCCAAGCATTTCACAAATGTGGTTGACGAGCATGGTTTGACCTTCGAACCAGAAAGTGGAAAGGTGATTCCTACACGTGGCAAGATAAAAGGCACTCACATAAATGTTTTTAGTGGGAGGACGGCAAAACAGGTTTGCGTAAAAATTTTTGAAGAAACTCAGCCCTGTCCAGTAACTCAATTAGACCATGCAGCTTATTTAGGTAGAGAATTAATGCGAGCTGAGTTGGCTTTAATCACTAGCCAAGAATACATACAGGATTAAGCAAGTAGTAGTATTTTATCTCTAAATTTGAATCTCGAGTCTCTAGAAATGCGATCGCGCCCCTTTACCAAACGCGATCGCAAAAGTTTTTCTCCCTCTCTAACCAAGAAAGTTCAGCTGGTTAATCGCCGCAGCAATTAGATTATGGGTAATCGGCAGACTATCTACAACCATGCCAAGGCACAACAGCATCATGTAAGAGATGGAATAGAGAAATAACTCTCTAGCTACAGTCCGATCCTCTGGATTGTGCAACAAGCGCCAAGATTTGTGGATAAATAATCCTCCTAGACCGAGAGCGATCGCTGCATAAAGAATTCCACTTGCGCCCAAGGGATAAACCAATAACACGGTTGCAAATACTGTTACCAGTGTATAGTACCAAATTTGCTTCACAGTTGCCGTATCGCCTTCAATCACAGGTAGCATTGGTATCCCAACCTTTGCGTAATCATCCCGAATCATCAGAGCTAAAGCCCAGAAATGGGGTGGTGTCCACAAAAAGACAATGGCAAAAATTAACCATGCTGACCAGCTTAAAGTGCCTGTGACAGCAGCCCAACCCACTAAAGCCGGAATTGCCCCAGCCGCCCCACCAACAACGATATTCTGGGTGGTGTGGCGTTTCAGCCAGTGGGTATAGACCAAAATATAAAAGACGATACCAGAGAAGGCTAATAAGGCGGCTAACAAGTTGGCAAATACTGCCAGGAGTGTAAAGGAAATCGTCGCCAGTGCGATCGCAAAAATTAGAGCATCGCGCGGCTGCACCTTACCGGAAGGTATTGGACGATGGCGCGTCCGCTCCATGTCATAATCAATATCCCGGTCATACACACAGTTAATCGTTTGGGCGCTTGCAGCAGCCAAAGTGCCACCAGTCAGAGTTACTAGCAACAGCAATGGGTCTACTTCTCCCTTAGCAGCAATCCACATACTCCCAGCAGTAGTAATCAAAAGCAACGGAATAATCCGAGGCTTGGTTAGCTGATAGTAGCTTTGGACTACTTGTAAAAATGTTTCGTGGTGGCGAGAGACATTAGTCTCAATCATGTTGGCTCTGATTCCTTATTTTTCAACAACTTATATGCAGCCCCCGCTCAAGTAGGCTTTTTGAGACGAATAAAAACACAGATTTTCTGCACTTCTTGCGTGGGTCGCAATACACGCCGTTGCGGCTTCCATTAGTTCTGAGTGCTAAGTTAAGAGTTAGGAGTTATTTGTCCAACTCTCTCACTCTCCCACTCAGCACTCAGCACTGCAATCTCATGCCTAGCAACCCAGTCTCGCAGTGCTAAAACTGTGAAAGCCACCAAAGTACCCAGCAAGGCAGCGCCTACAGCTTGGTGAGAGACGGTGAGAGGCTCGACTTGAAGATGTAATCGGAACGTGGCGACTCCCAACAAGATTTGCAAGCTCAACAACCCACCAGCCATATTTGCCAGTCGTCGCAAGGCTGGATTTAGTGCTGGTGTACGCCAACAGATAAATATCATTGCTAAGGTTGCTACCGTTGGCGGTACCAAACCAGCAATATGGCTGTACATCACAGTACAAAGCTGAGAACCACCAAAGCATTGATGTAGCGCCCAGCGAGACCCGACTAAAGCACCTAGAAGACTTTGCAGGTAAACTAAAATAGCAGCGGTTAAACCTACCCAAGGCAACTTCCCAACGTTTCCAGTTCCCTGATAGGGTGTAAGCGCTGTGCCGATAGTTAAGAGGGTGATGAAAAACAACAGCGCCGTTCCTAAGTGGGCGGTAACAATGTCAAACCGCAACAGTTCGGTGACAGTGAGTCCACCCAAAATGCCTTGGAACACGATTAAAAACACGGCGAATGTGGATGCCCAAGGCAACCAGTTAGGTAAGGCACGACGATTCCACCAAGACAAACCGAAGAGTGCGATCGCGCTTATACCAATCAAAGCCGCATCCAATCTGTGAAACCACTCCAAGAACACCTGGAGATTCATTTGCTTGGCTGGCACTAGTTCTCCGTAGCACAAGGGCCAGTCTGGGCAAGCAAGCCCAGCATTCATCACGCGGGTGGCAGAGCCTATTGCCATCAAAATCAAGGTGGCTATGCACATTTTCCACACCAAGCGACGAATCATTTCCTTGGGCTTTTGCTGCTCAGCTGCCGCTTCATTTTGTTGTTGTAGGACAAATTCGTTCATCAACAATACCTTCTGCCCGCTCTTGGTAGTAGCTCTCTCAAAATTTTCAATTTGCAATACCGAACGGACACTTTACCCAACGGGGGGAACCCCGGCAAGCAAGTGTCCTCCCCATCTCTACCCTAGCGTATAGGCTAAGGTTTTATAGATTGGCACTCACTTATACTTTGAATCACTCTAGCTATGTTTTGCCTGAAGCTTTAGGTATTTTTTAAGATGTGAGAAATTGACTAATAGCGATTAAATTTACTATCCTAAATTTTTCCTTAAATTTTTCAGCTGATTTGCATCTAGTTTTGGCAGTATCTAATAGATACCTTGTACTCAAGATTAGTCAACTAGCCAAAAAAATTAATAAAAATTTCAGAGGTTTGAAGCCAAGGACAGACAGCCTAGACTACCTTAGTAAGTGGGCAGCTTTAAGATAAAGTAGTAAATTCAATTAAGTAAGCCGTGAAGATTCCAAGTTCGATCTGGACATTACTCATAGGCATCGTGCTAACACTAGTCAGCCTTTGGTACGGTCAAAATCACGGTCTGTTGCCAACAGCAGCCTCGGATGAAGCCGTCTTAGTGGATGGTCTGTTTAACACGATGATGGTTGTTTCCACAGGTATATTTCTACTAGTCGAAGGTATCTTGATTTACTCTGCAATTAGATACCGTAAGCGTTCTGGTGACAATGAAGACGGGCCACCAGTTGAAGGCAATGTGCCTCTAGAAATTCTTTGGACTGCGATCCCAGCAATTATCGTTATCGGTATTTCTGTTTACAGTTTTGATGTGTACAACGAAATCGGTGGCTTTGATCCTCATGCCATTCATGAAGCTCCGATTACTGGGCAGTCGATGTCAATGTCAATGCCTGGGGCAGCGTTCGCGAAGCGTGCGGGAACCGCTCTCGCCGCAACTCTCAACGACACACCACCCAGCACAGAACCCAACCTCAATCAAGAGAAATCTGATGAGGCAATGCAAGACCCCGCCACAGCAGCAGTTCGCAATGCTGACCAAATTCCTCAAAAGCGGAATGCTCCTGGTGTAGGTGTAGTTTCACCCACTATTGGCCCCAGTCCTGAGAATGTAGGCAAACCAGCCCAATTATTAGTCAACGTCACTGGTCTACAGTACGCTTGGCTGTTCACCTATCCTGACTCTGGGATCACCACAGGTGAAATGCACGTTCCCATTGGGCGCGAGGTGCAAATCAATATGACAGCCAACGATGTTATTCATGCTTTTTGGGTTCCAGAGTTCCGTCTTAAGCAAGATGCGATTCCCGGTAGACAAAGCGAGATTCGGTTCACGCCCAGAACAGCAGGTGACTATACTCTAATCTGTGCTGAACTTTGCGGCCCCTACCACGGTGCAATGAGAACACAAGTAGTTGTGGAAACACCAGAAGCATTTGACAAATGGGTACAAGAGCAGCTAGTTGCTAGCCGCGAAGAACCCCTAAGTCAAGCAGTTGCTGTTAACCCTACAAATCTATCCCCAGATGAATTTCTCGCTCCTTACACCAAGGACATGGGAATTCAGCCAGAAACGCTCAATCAAGTTCAAACTGCCCATCACCATTAGTCACTAGTCATTAGTCATTAGTGAATGACGAAGGACGAAGGACAAATGACAAGTAACTCCTATGACACAAGCTCAGTTACAAGAAACTGCCAATATCCCTGCCCTTAGTGAAGAGCCAGGGATCAGAAAATGGCAAGACTACTTTACCTTCAACACAGACCATAAGGTGATTGGGATTCAATACCTAGTCACAACTTTCATTTTCTACTGTATTGGTGGCGTCTTGGCCGACTTAGTTCGTACAGAACTGCGAACGCCAGAAGTGGATTTTGTCACGCCTGAAGTCT
This region of Nostoc sp. UHCC 0302 genomic DNA includes:
- a CDS encoding cytochrome c oxidase subunit II encodes the protein MKIPSSIWTLLIGIVLTLVSLWYGQNHGLLPTAASDEAVLVDGLFNTMMVVSTGIFLLVEGILIYSAIRYRKRSGDNEDGPPVEGNVPLEILWTAIPAIIVIGISVYSFDVYNEIGGFDPHAIHEAPITGQSMSMSMPGAAFAKRAGTALAATLNDTPPSTEPNLNQEKSDEAMQDPATAAVRNADQIPQKRNAPGVGVVSPTIGPSPENVGKPAQLLVNVTGLQYAWLFTYPDSGITTGEMHVPIGREVQINMTANDVIHAFWVPEFRLKQDAIPGRQSEIRFTPRTAGDYTLICAELCGPYHGAMRTQVVVETPEAFDKWVQEQLVASREEPLSQAVAVNPTNLSPDEFLAPYTKDMGIQPETLNQVQTAHHH